A stretch of DNA from candidate division WOR-3 bacterium:
AAGGCCGATCCTACTCCAGCCGAAATGATTCTACACGCTCAGAATGGCAATGCAAACGGCGCAGGATACGAAGAAACACAAGACGAACTTCGCAAAATACGTAACGTAACACTATAGTAATATATGACTTAGCACTCATGGCCCACCGCTGGAGTCGGCACTAGGATTACCATCCGTCCCACGAACCGGGGAACGACTCCCCCAACGACTCCCTGGGTCGCCTGTCGGTTCGTCCCTTGAGTGAACCCACCGGTGAATCAACAGGCTATTCAGGGAACTAACTGACGATACATCAGTGGGTTGACTTACCTGGCTGCTGGCCTATTCGTCTATTGAGCGATATGGCGATACAATGGCAGGTTTATCCGTTGGTTCGATTGACGGATTACTGGACGGTTCAGTGCAGAAGCCGGTCGGCAAATCGCCCGTCGGATTGTCTTGCAGGAGGTCTGCGGCACGGTTTGCCGGATAGAGATGTAGGTTCATGGTGGTCCTGAGAGCACGTCGGCGGTTCATGACCGTTAGGATCGTGCTTTGTGCTAGGGGCTAGCCGAGTGCTTGGCCAAGTACTCTGAACAGCCGGAGAGTGGCGACTTCGCTCAGGTTCGCACATACGCAGCGCTGAAAGGATGTCAGGAGGCCATCCTTGTTTATCCTGCCACACTCCAGCGTCCGCTAGATACCACTCCTCGCGGCATAAGGGTAAGAAGCGCAACCTTCCTTCTGGGCCGTGACCTGGAGGAGGGAGGAAATTCTTTTCTCGACGAATTACTGGAACGCAACCGGTCGGACTAAAAAACACTTGCCCCTAATACCCGGGGGCGGTAATTTTCCAACGGTTACAGTCTGGTCTGCCCTGGTCTCTGACGCTATCCAAGCTGCGAGGTGCAATGCGGACAGCGCTTGGCCGCGATGGGGATGGCTGTCGCGCAGTGCGGGCATTCCTTGGTGTTGGCCGGTGCTGGCACCGGCTGACGCCGCAGCCGGTTCATACCCTTCACCAGAAGAAACACGCAGAAAGCGATGATGATGAAGCTGATAATGGTGTTGATGAAAAGACCGAGGTTCATCGTCACTGCGCCCGCGGCTCTGGCATCAGCAAGCGCCGGATACGGCCCGGGTGTAGCGCCTTCTTTGAGCAGTATGTACAGATTGGAAAAATCAACCTTGCCTAGAAGTAGACCAATTGGCGGCATCAGAACGTCGTCCACAAGCGACTTGACGATGGTACCAAATGCCGCACCGATGATGATGCCCACGGCCATATCCATTACGCTGCCCCGGAGAACGAACTCCTTGAACTCCTTCAGCATTTCTCCTCCTCTCTCGAATCAGTATACTGTCCGTCTGTGGTCTTGCTGCTGGAGTGAATCGGGCCTGCCAGAAAGCCCAGAACCAGCGCCACCAGCGCGTCAATCTCTGAGCGCAGGGTGATTGTCTTCCCCGGCCTTGCGCTCCTGATGTTTGCAATCGCGGCCGTACCTGCAATCATGCGACCCTCGATGTCGACTGACTGAAGCACCTCCAGTAGTTTCTCCTGGGTCTCGTGCTCGTCGAAGTCCAGCCCTGGGTAACGGTGAGACCACCGTCGCAGCTTTGTCATCCATTCGAGCAGTTCGTGATTCTGCATCATCGCTTCTACCTGTGAACTACCGGGTTACGACTACCTTCCGGACGGCTTGAGCTTGCCTTCCTCTCACAAAGTACACGCCTGGACTCAGCCCGCTCACGTCATTTGGGCCGATGCGCAACTCCATAATCTTTCGCCCTGCGATGTCCAGCAGTTCTGCCCTGTATCCTGTATTCTGTCTGCCGCCTACCATCCTCAGCACTCCACGCACGATGCTTGGGCCGGACTTGTATCTCGTGGCCTGTGGCTTGTAGCCTTCTTCGATTCCCACAGGTACATGCGCTCCGGCCAGCTTGGCCACCGTGGCTACAAGCGCTCTAATGAGCTCAACGTGTAATGGCATGTTGTTCGTACCGCAGTTGACGTAGTGGAATGGACCGATGGTATCACCAGTCGTATGGTACATCGGAGTCCGGTCCCGGTATCGGCCACGGATAGCCAGATATCCGTACTTCCAGAACGAGTAGTGGTCTGATGCCGGGTCATTCAGCAGGTATTTCCTGCACTTCAGGTCGGTGAAGGTATCGGCCTGCGCCACGAAGAACTCGGCAAACTGTTCAGTCTGGGGCAGCATTGATGTGTACACAATGAGCAAGGAATCCACTAGACCGTAGGAGACCATGTCGAAGTTGATTGCCAAGGCAATGGAATCGCCCCGGTCCCGGCTCCGGCGCACAAAGCTGTCCGAACCAACCAAACCCTGTTCTTCTCCAGAAAACCCGATGAACAGTACCGTCCTCTCGAACTCGATGCCTTGAAATACCCGGCATGCCTCCAGCACTGCGTTCGCGCCTGATGCGTTGTCGTCGGACCCGGGTGCCAGAGTGTTCGGCGACTCCGAGGTGCAATCCACGTGACCGCAGATAACATACAACTGCCTGGGATTCATCCGTCCCAGCTTCATGCCGATAACGTTCGGAGCATAGTTGGACCGAAATGTATCAAGCCAGGTACTGTCGCACCCGTAGTCCGCGAATCTCGACCGCACCCAGGCTATCGCCCGGCGGCATGAGTCAGTAGTTGAATACCGGGTTCGGAACTGCCTCAGCCGCACCAGTGTCTGTTCTGAAGTCTCGGCACTGACCCGTGACACGAGTTCTCGTATCAGGCTGTCCAATACGGGCATGGGTTCGGGCACTCGACGATCGTTCCGGAGCACCACGGGCTCCATCCCGATACCACACAGTTCGACCGGTAGGGTGTTCAGACCGAGGACGGCGTCCTCGGTCGTGCGCAAGAGAACGCCCAACTCGTCTTCGGTCAATATCGCGCCGAACGGCTCAAGGGCCTTCCGGTCAAAGCCGGCCGCAGTCATCACGTACACGTAGCTCTTGCTTTCTGGCTCTGTGTCCAGCACGGTTACCCCGAAACCCGCCTGCCTAAGCTGTTGCAGGACGCCGTTATCCGCTTGGCACAGGCAGTATCCGGAACCGACAAACAACACCGGCACGCCTGCACGTGAGACATCGGTCGCGCTCCGGCCCGGCTGCAGGTCCAGGCGTACCAACCAGCTTGACGCAGAGGTGAGCGCGACGAATAGGCACAGGAAAAGTCCGACGCGGATTCTCACGCTCGAAATGCTAAGTCTGGCCGCGCCCAAAGTCAAACCCGATCCGGGCGGCGAAGCTTTGCACTGCACCGAGCGCACGCTCGGCCAAGAGCCGTTTCTTCTCGCGGCCTCTAGCTCTGGACTTGAGCGGCGGCAGAAGCCCGAAGTTCGCATTCATCGGCTGAAAGCGTGGCGCGATACCACCAACCTCTGTCATAGAACATCCTTTTGGTCCCGTTTCTCCTGCGACATACTGTAGCAGACTTCCCATCATCGTCTCTTTCGGCAGCCCGACCGGCTCCCGTCCCTGCGCCAACCGTGCCGCATTGACGCCCGCGACCAGCCCGGCGCCGATTGACTCGACATAGCCTTCAATCCCGGTCAGTTGACCGGTAATAAACAGGTCCAGCCTCGATCGCGTCTGCAAGGTGGGCAGCAACACCTTCGGCCCGTCCAAATAGGTATTCCGGTGCATCGAACCATAGCGCAGAAACTCGGCCTTCTCCAGACCCGGAATCATTCGGAACACCCGCGCCTGTTCGCCGTGCCGCAATCTGGTCTGGAATCCAACCAGATTGTACATCGTGCCATCAGCATTCTCGCGCCGCAATTGCACCACCGCAAACGGCTGTCTGCCTGTTCTGGGATCGGTAAGCCCGACCGGCTTCATCGGCCCGAATGCAGGCGCCATCCTGCCCCTGCGCGCCATCTCCTCTATCGGCAGACAACCTTCAAAGAAGATAAGCTGGGACATGACCGAATTGTCCGACAATTTGGATTGTGCCCCCGATCCGGTAACCACTGGAGCCGGGACTGTATCCCAAGCCCTCACTGGATGCAGCTCGGCTGTAATCAGAGCATCAATGAACTGGTTGTACTCATCTTCTGACATCGGGCAGTTCAGGTAATCCTCGCTCGCACCGTGCCGCGAGCCGGCAAATACGCGGCTCATATCCAAGGACTCCACCGCAACAATCGGCGCAATGGCGTCATAGAAAAATAGCTGCTCAGAACCAAGCAAGGCCGTCAAGGCATCAACCATTGACTGCGAGGTCAGCGGCCCGGTGGCGATGACGATGATGTCTCTGTCGCTTCGAGCCAAAGGCAAGGTGTCCCGCCCTTCAGGTTTCAGAATGGTAGCCTCGGGCAACGCTGTCACCTCCTCCCGCACAACCTCTACTCCGGCTTGGTCAAGCGCTGCCTGTACCTCGGCCGAAAAACGCTTGCGGTCCACCACCAGGGCCTTGCCGCCCGGAATTCGTGCCCGCTCCGCGCACTCAAGCAGAGCCGACCCCAGAATCCGAAGTTCGGCCTTGAGGAGTCCGTGTGCGTTCTGTGGCTCATCTGACTTCAGGGAATTGGAACAGACCAGTTCGGCCACGTCCCCGGTCTGGTGCGCCTCGGTCATCTTTTCCGGGCGCATCTCGCAGAGCCGTACCGGCACTCCGTGCCGGACGCATTGCAGTGCTGCCTCGCAGCCCGCAAGCCCGGCACCGATGACGAGAACGCTCGACGCTCCGCCCATCACTCTCTACGTCGAGGTCCTGACCGACACGCAGTTCTCAGGTTATGCTTTTCGCTCGCGCTTTACTTTCTCTCTGCCCTGACCGTCGCCAAGCGCTTCCGGGCAGCCGGTACGTTCTTCAGGAACCCGTCGAGCTTCTCGCAGGAGTACGCCGCGCAGTATCCGCAGTTCGGCACCTTCTTCCGCTTCGCGCACTTGCGGATGTCACACATTGCATCGCAGTAGTACACATGCGCGCCGTTAGTCAGACACCCGGTGCAGTTGATCTCCTCCGGCTTGAAGTCGTGCCCGAACGACCTGGACCATTCGGCTGCGGTTTTCTTCCGCAGCTCGTTATCGTTCTTCATGGTCGCAATCAGCGCAGGACATACTCCGCAGTCAATTCCACAGTAGGCTATCATCTCTGCCATTGTTCCTCCCTTCTGCTGGTCAGCATTCTCTGCTCCCTACTCTCTTCTCTCTCTTCCCTTCCTAGTAAAGCCCCTGCACGCGCCTGCCGGCCGGGTATTCAACTGTGAACTCAAGGTCAACAACGAAACGGCCCTTACTTTCCAGTTCCGGCTTCCACGTGTAGGTACCCTTGTCCGCATTCTGCGCCAGGAATTTCGGCTCAACCTTGGTCACGTTGACCTTCACTTCACTCTGCTGGGACACGGGAACCTGCTCCACAAGCTCAATCTTGATGGTCTTGGGCAGGTAGTTCTCGACCATCGTCTTGTAGGAGAACTGGGCCTTCTCGGTCTTGGCGAAAAGCCCGCCTCTTGACTTGAAACTCTTCACCAGTTCTCGCGTCACCTTCACCCGCTCATCCACGCCGAAGCTAACCTCGGTTGTCTCGCCCGGCGCGATCGGCGACAGATAACTGGAACCGGTGTACTCATCGCCGACATAGGTGCTGGCCTCGCCAGCAAGAAACACAAACGGCGTGGTGTTGACGATCCGACCTTGCAGAAACGCCTGTGGCCGGGTGCGTGGCAAGCAGTAGTAGCCGTAGTCGGCCGTAAGCCCGGCCTCCCGGAGCAGGAGTTTCTTCGGCGCCTCGCCCGACTTGAGGCTCACGCGGCCGGGTATGACATACTGCAGCGAGATGCCGGTCCCGACCGCCGCCACTTCGTCGTAGCTACGTTCCTGGGCCTCGGCCTTCATCGCCGCACCTGGGGCAAGCATCGTCTCGGCCATCATGCCCGTTTCCGCTCCCAGACGTCGGACCTCGACCAACGACAGGTACCACGGTTCCGGCTCAGGTGCGATTATGCCAAACTCTGGCCTTGAGGTAGAAAGTACAACTCTTACCTGGTCCCAGTCCTCGCCGGTCTTCTGACTGAGCTTGCAGAAGTAAGCCAGCCCGACCTTGTCTTGGTCCGGCCTGGCTCTAAGCTCGTAGTACGGCACCCAGCTTGCGCCATACGACACCGCATAGGAAAGCCGTATGCCGTAGGTACCAGGCACGGCCTCATAGTCGAACCTGACCTCTTTCCGATTCTCAACTGCGGCCCGGGCATCGTTGTACTCCTGCCGTGCCGCATTGAGCTGCTTCTGCACTTCCTCCTGCTCGCGGCCAAGCCCGACCTGCCGGGCCATCGCCTTGGCCATCTCCTCGGCCATGAACGACAGTGCTTCGCGCCACGACTGAGCTGATATCCTGCCCTGTTGCAGCTCCTTGGCGATGAGCTCCGGCGTGCCAAGCTTGATTGACTTCAGGAATTCCACCTTGGCCTTGACAATGTCCTCTTCGTCCTTGAGCTTCTTTAGCTGGTCCTCAAGGTCCTTGACTTTCTGCTCCAGCTTCTTCACCGCCGGCGTCGGCTCGGCCAAGTAGCCTTTGCGAACCTGAACCTCGCCGACAACGAGTCCGGGCGCACTGATGCGGACTGTATTATCATCCAGCGCCCCCGGCAGACCTGTCAACACAAGTTCCCCTGCTCCGGAAACAGTGACCCGGGCTGTGCGCACGACCAACACCTGGTTCGGGTACACGATCACTGAATCCACGTTTGAACTTACGATTACGGCTATTACTGATAGAACTACCGCGACCATCGTTCCTCCTCTTCGCTTATCACCTAGCCGCTAACTCTTATCACTCCCCCACCCAGCACCATGTCACCTTGGTAGAACACCGCGGCCTGTCCCGGCGTCACTGCGAACTGTGGTTCCCTGAACCTCATCGTTGCACGCACTCCCGCGGGCTCAACAACCGCGAATCCGCCCTCGTGCTGGCTTCGTATCTTAGCCGCCACCTCAATACTACCAGATGGTTCACGGCCCGAAATCCAGTGCACCTGCTCCAGCTCAGCCACTTTAGACAGTGCTTCCTCGTAGATGCCAATCACGACTTCGTTAGTTTCCGGTCTCAGTCCTACTATGTACCTCCGCTCCCCAAACGCTATTCCCAGACCCTTACGCTGTCCCACCGTGTAATGTGCAACGCCCTTGTGCTCACCCAGTATCCGGCCTTGAGTATCCACGACTTTGCCCGGCCGGAAGAGCTCCGGGCTGCGCTGCTTCAGAAAACCGGCCCAGTCTTCTCCCGCCACGAAGCATACTTCCTGACTTTCTCGCTTCTCTGCCACCGGCAGTTTGCTCCGGTGGGCCAGTTCTCTCACCTCCCTTTTCGTGAGCTCGCCTAATGGCATCACCAGATGCGCCAACTGCTCCTGCGTCACCCGGTACAGGAAATACGACTGGTCCTTGGCCGGGTCCTTTCCCCGCAACAGCCGCCAGGTGTCGCCCTCATCCGCTTGGATGCGGGCGTAATGTCCTGTTGCCAGTTTTTCTGCTCCCAGTTCGATTGCCCGTCCCAATAGCAGTCGGAACTTCAGCCGCTCATTACACCTTATACACGGGTTGGGTGTCCTGCCAAGTGCATACTCACGGCAGAAGTCAGCAACTACCTCGCTCTCCATCTGCTGCCGGAAGTCAATCGTGTAGTGGGGAATGCCCAGCTTCACCGCCACCTTCTGCGCGTCCCGAACCGCCTGCCGGCCACAGCAGGACGGCACCCTTGCTTTCGGCCCGGCAGCACAGTCCACAAGCATCATTGTCACTCCGACCACCTCATGCCCCTGCTCTTTCAACAGCAACGCGGCGACCGAGGAGTCAACCCCGCCACTCATCGCCACAACAACACGCATGGGAGGACACCTTTTCCTGACGCCAAGCGCTGGGTGTGGAACGCGCTACCTATGGCCAGAAGCGTCGTCGCCTCACCCGCCTCTATCCGAGCGTAGTTCCTTCAACAGGGTTTCCCAGAGCTGACGGTGCGTCGTCTCGGGTATGGGCTGGCCCGGCTCGGTTCGGCAGCAGACGATAAGTCGTTCCATCTTCCACAGCATCCGGGCACAATCGGCGCAGGAGGTCACGTGCGCCATCAGCTCCTGGCGAGCCTCAACCGTGACTTCGCCATCCAGATACTCATTCACAAGAACAAACAGCTCTTCGCACTCCGGGCAGGAGTAAGTCTCCTTGTCTTTGTGCTTCATTGTCGCTCCGCTATAAATAGTCTGCCAGCTTATCGCGCAGGGCTAGACGACCTCGGTGCAACCGCGACTTCACCGCTGGCACCGATAGTTTTAGTATCTTACCTACCTCTTCATTGCTCAGGCCTTCAAGGTCGCGCAGCACGACCACCGAACGGTAGTCCGGTGGCAGGGAATCAACCGCATCCTTCAATGCTTGGCGCAGCTCCCGCTGCCGCATCATCTGCTCTGGGTTGTACTTGTAGTCCGGTATCTCAAGCGGCAGGTCGCCATCTTCCCCCACCGGCTCGTCCAGCGACATAACTACCGGTGACTTACGCTGGCGCAGTTTGGTCAAACTTGTATTCGTGGCGATGCGGTACAGCCAGGTAAAGAAACTCGACTGAAACTTGAATTTTCCAATAAAACGATAAGCACGAAGAAATGTGTCTTGCAGTGTCTCTCTTGCATCTTGCTCGTTACCCATGAGCCGGTAGATAACGTTGTACACCTTGCGTTCGTACCGTCGCACCAGCTCCTCGAAGGCCTCGGCGTTCCCGGCCTGGACCCGTCGCACCAGCTCATCGTCCGGGACTGGCAGCGCCTTGGGCGCAACCGCAATAGCCGAACCAGAACGGCGCTCGTTCTGTGTTGCAACCAGCTCTCGCTCTTCTTCTAACCTGCTCCCGCTTGCATCGTTAAGAGTAGAACCGGCGACAGGCGTTTTCTCAGTCAGCGTTTCGTCCTGTGGCACTCTGGCTAAGATACGCCCGGCCCGGAAATTGTCAACTAGGTGTGTCGCCCGGTCTTTCTGGTCAGTTGTAGCAGTGTACGGGCGTCCGCATCGCTCGGCCCCCCGGGACTCAGCCGCCACTGCCAGTTGCCGGATACCGTGGCTGGCCTGTTCATCCGGGCCTCGGAGCCAAGAGCGAGCACATCCTGAAGCGGAATGATCACGACGCGAGCGCGGGACTCAAGGCAGGCGCGCACAAGCTCGAGGCTGACCGTGGATGCGTCTGGTTCGTGCCCAAGGAATCGGGCGAGGTTTTTCCTCTCAATCTCTCTGGCGTCACACTCAAACCAGCCGCGTACGGTATTGTTGTCGTGGGTTCCGGTGTAGTAGAAGGTGTCGGGCGTCACTTTCGCCGGCAGGTGCGGGCTCCGTCTTGTGCCAAAACCGAAGAGCAGCACTTTCATTCCCGGTAGACCGAACTGTCGGCGGACGCGCTCGACCGCAGGCGTAATGTGGCCCAAATTTTCAGCAACGAATGGCATCGCGGGAAAGATACTCCTCACAGCGGAAAGGAGTTCGGTGGCCGGCGCCCGCACCCACCGACCGTGTACGGCAGTGGCGACCCGGGCCGGCACCCGCCAGTAAGCAACCAGTCCGCGAAAGTGGTCGAGGCGGACAATGTCATAGAGCAGGAGTGAGTGTCTGATTCGTCTGAGCCACCACCTAAACCTAGTGCGGCGATGCTCACTCCAGCAATAAACCGGGTTACCCCACAACTGGCCGGTCGGTGAAAAGTAGTCCGGTGGCACGCCGGCACTGAACCGGGGCCGGCCATGTTCGTATAGCTCGAACAGACGTTGGTTCGCCCAGACATCGCTTGAGTCGGCGTCAACGTATATCGGCAGGTCCCCGATGATCGCGATGCCCAGCCGGTTGCAGTAACGCTTGAGTGCAAGCCACTGAGTGAATACAAGGTACTGCTCAAATCTGACTCGGTCGAGCTCTTTGGAGAAGGCGCGGGACAGCTCGCCGAGTACAGCCGGGCTGCGTCGGCGCAGATGCGATGGCCAGTCGAACCAGGCCACGCCACCGAACTTCTGTTTGAGCACCTCATACAGGGCGTAGTCGTCAAGCCAGTACGCATGGCGGCGACAGAACCTGCGGTACGCCGTCATTCTATATGAACCAGGGTGCGCGACGCTCCTTGCCCACGCATTGTCGAGCAACTTTCTCTTCCAGGCCGCGACCCTGACATAATCCACCATGCCCGGCAAGAACAGGGGCTGCCGTGCTAGGTCGGCAAGGCGCACCAATTCTTGGCGCCGAAGCAGTTCCGGACTGACATAGAGTGGGCTCAGGGCAAACGACGAACGGCTGTGGTACGGTGAATTGCCATGAAACGGGTCGGTCGGATTCAAGGGCAGAACCTGCCAGAACCGCTGGCCAGCCGAGACGAGCCAGTCGGCAAAACGGTAAGCAGCAGGCCCGAAGTCACCGATACCGTGGTCCTTGGCCTGAGGTTTGGTGGGAGGGAGCGAAAACAGCGGAAGCAGGATACCCGAGCACATCATGTGCTTCACGCTTTATGTCCTTGGCCTGGTAGCGAACCGGCGGTAGATGTCAGCGCCGGTACCAAATTCGGAAATGTTGCTTCGGGCCTGGCCGAGAATATGCAAGTACTCGGGTTCAAGGTCAAGCCCGCACAACTGCCGACACAGCTCAATTGCCCGGCACGCACACCGTATCACTTGGATTGCCGTCAATTCGGACAGGTCGTCGAAAAACCAGCCGTCTGAAGACAGTGCGAGCATCATAAAACGCTGCATCTCCAATAGACCAACGGCAGGGAAATGCGAGCCGTCGCCGCGGACGTGGTTGGTCAGGAAACATTCGAGTCGCGACCGGTCAAGCAGAACTTCGATATAGTCATCGCGCGCCTGCCACGGGTCGAAGAAAAACCGGCCAGCTTCGCACTCATATACCTCAGCCAATCGGTCGCGGAGCATTTCCATCGCCTCGCGCAGCGGCGCTCGCCAAGCCTGGTTCCAGTTTGGATGTCCACCGGTCGAGCACCCGCAGTCCTTCCGCCACCGCTCGACTCCGTGCGGACAGCTCCAGGATGTATTCTCACTAATCAGCACCTCGTGTCGGGGCGGGCAGAAATCAAGAAACTCGGCCGGGACAGTAAGCGGCACACCCGATGAACCAAGCTTGGAAAAACACGCGGCAAGCGCCATCTCACCGAACTTATGGTGGTGACCGTAGGTTTCGCCGTCCGTAGCAACAAGCAAAAGGCGGGGCTCTGAAGCATGTGTACGGGACTCAGCCACCAGCCGGTCGGCAAGCACGCGACCGTCCTTGAGCAGTCCACCAAAGGCCACGTCGCGCGCAACCGCCGCATCGTAAAAGAAGACACAGATACTACTGCCGGACTCGAGCCGTACAAGATATGGCAGACCGCTATCAAGGCTCGAGGCGTCAACGTGCTGCCACCTACTGTGTGCAAGCAACCGGACTGCCCTTGCCTGGTGCGGACTAAGAATCGTGAATCTGATGCCGAGTCCGGCCAGGATTTCTAGAGTCTTATAGTCAACCGCGGTTTCGGCCAGCCAGATGCCTTCGGGCTTGCGGCCGAACCGATACTCAAAATCCCGAATTCCCCACACAGCCTGCGTGCGCCGGTCTCGATCGGAATCAAGCGGCGCAATCGTATGGTTGTACATCTGCGCGATGGCTTGACCATGGCCCGAGAAATGAGCCTGGCCTACCCTGTCAGCGGCAAGCACCGCCCGGTAGGTATCAGGTGCATGGCGTTCCATCCAACCAAGCAAGGTCGGACCAAAATCGAAGCTTAGACGCTCGTAGTTATTGACTTCAGCTACAACGCTCGCACCCGGGCCCATGAGTCGCGCCCGAGCATTGGGCGCGTAGCACTCAGCCGTGACCCGCTCGTTCCAGTCGTGATACGGCAGAGCCGAATCTTCTCTTGCGACATCGCCGCTCCACGGGTTCTCCCGGGCCGGCTGATAGAAGTGGCCGTGGATGCAGATATAGCGCACTGAGCTTCACACCCGACGGTCTGCACCGGGTCCGGGTTTGAATACCACCATCGCCAGTGGCGGCAGCGTGAGGCTGACAGATTGTGCAAATCCGTGCATCGGCACCGGCTCGGACTCGACCCGGCCGAGATTACCCAACCCTGAACCGCCATATTCGCGGGCATCGGTGTTTAGGAGTTCCTGCCATGCTCCGGCCCGCGGCACACCGATGCGATAGTCGTGCCTCGGCACGGGGGTGAAATTGGCGGCAGCAAGCAACTCCGAGGATCCTTGGCTGCGGCGCAGAAAGGAAACGACACTTGCCGCCGCGTCCTGACAGTCAACCCAGCGAAAGCCGTCCGGTTCGTTGTCCAGTTGGTACAGTGCTGGCTCGACGCGGTACAACCGGTTCAGGTCGCGTACAAGCAGAGCAACACCCCGGTGTGGCTGGTGTTCAAACAGCTCCCATTGCAGTCCCGCGTCGTGATTCCACTCCTGCCGTTGCCCAAACTCACCTCCCATGAAAAGAAGTTTCTTGCCCGGATGCAGATACTGATAGGCAAGGAGCAGTCGCAGGTTGGCGAACTTCTGCCACTCATCGCCCGGCATCTTCGCCAGCAACGAACCCTTGCCGTGTACTACCTCGTCATGAGATAAGGGCAGAACAAAGTTTTCAGCAAAGGCATACAGCATTGAGAACGTAAGACGACCGTGATGATACTTGCGATAAACCGGGTCACGGGAAAGATAATCCAGCGTGTCGTGCATCCAGCCCATATTCCACTTGAATCCGAACCCGAGCCCGCCGCTATCAACCGGCCGCGAAACTAGTGGCCAGGCGGTTGACTCCTCGGCAAACGTCTGGATGCCGGGATGATACCGATAACCAATGGTGTTGAAAGTCCTGATGAATTCGATTGCCTCGAGGTTCTCTCTGCCGCCTTCCCGGTTTGGCACCCACTCGCCCGGCTTGCGCGAGTAATCTAGATAGAGCATCGAGGCTACTGCATCCACCCGCAGACCATCAGCATGGTACTTGTCAAGCCAGAACAGAGCGCTTGACACGAGAAAAGAGCGCACTTCGTTGCGGCCATAGTTGAAAATCAGTGAGTGCCAATCCGGGTGCCGCCCCTGCCGTGGGTCCTCGTGCTCATACAAACAGGTGCCATCAAACCATGCAAGCCCGTGCGCGTCGTCCGGGAAATGTGCGGGTGACCAGTCAAGGATGACGCCAATGCCAGCCTGATGCAGGTGGTCTATCAAGTACATCAGGTCCTGAGGCACCCCAAACCTTGCGGTCGGAGCGAAGTAACCAAGGGTCTGATAACCCCACGAGCCGTAGTAAGGATGTTCCATCACCGGCAGGAATTCCACGTGGGTAAAGCCCTGTTCCTTGACATAAGGCACAAGTTCATCTGCCAAGTTGCGCCAGGTCAAACTTTGACCGTTCTTTCTGCGCCAAGAACCGGCGTGGACCTCGTAAATTGAAACCGGCGAATGGTGCCAGTCTGACTTGCCCCGGTGTTTCAGCCACTCGGTGTCATGCCACTCGTAGTTGAGGTTCCACAAACGGGAAGCGGTGCCGGGCGGTGTCTCGCAGTAGAACGCGAACGGATCGGCTTTGTCGAACTGGCGTCCATCCCTTGTCGTTATCCGAAACTTGTATCTCACACCAGCGAGTGCCGTCCCCGGTACTCGGCACACTGCGTCCTCACTTTGTTGCCCTGAGCTCCCTGAGAAGACAAAGCCTTCCCAGATGCCAGAACCGTCCCATCGCACTGCTAGCGGATGTGAATCCGGATTCCAATCGTTGAAGTCACCAATGACCGACACCGCCTTTGCATTCGGCGCCCACACCGCAAACAGTA
This window harbors:
- a CDS encoding DUF3536 domain-containing protein, producing the protein MRYICIHGHFYQPARENPWSGDVAREDSALPYHDWNERVTAECYAPNARARLMGPGASVVAEVNNYERLSFDFGPTLLGWMERHAPDTYRAVLAADRVGQAHFSGHGQAIAQMYNHTIAPLDSDRDRRTQAVWGIRDFEYRFGRKPEGIWLAETAVDYKTLEILAGLGIRFTILSPHQARAVRLLAHSRWQHVDASSLDSGLPYLVRLESGSSICVFFYDAAVARDVAFGGLLKDGRVLADRLVAESRTHASEPRLLLVATDGETYGHHHKFGEMALAACFSKLGSSGVPLTVPAEFLDFCPPRHEVLISENTSWSCPHGVERWRKDCGCSTGGHPNWNQAWRAPLREAMEMLRDRLAEVYECEAGRFFFDPWQARDDYIEVLLDRSRLECFLTNHVRGDGSHFPAVGLLEMQRFMMLALSSDGWFFDDLSELTAIQVIRCACRAIELCRQLCGLDLEPEYLHILGQARSNISEFGTGADIYRRFATRPRT
- the mnmA gene encoding tRNA 2-thiouridine(34) synthase MnmA; its protein translation is MRVVVAMSGGVDSSVAALLLKEQGHEVVGVTMMLVDCAAGPKARVPSCCGRQAVRDAQKVAVKLGIPHYTIDFRQQMESEVVADFCREYALGRTPNPCIRCNERLKFRLLLGRAIELGAEKLATGHYARIQADEGDTWRLLRGKDPAKDQSYFLYRVTQEQLAHLVMPLGELTKREVRELAHRSKLPVAEKRESQEVCFVAGEDWAGFLKQRSPELFRPGKVVDTQGRILGEHKGVAHYTVGQRKGLGIAFGERRYIVGLRPETNEVVIGIYEEALSKVAELEQVHWISGREPSGSIEVAAKIRSQHEGGFAVVEPAGVRATMRFREPQFAVTPGQAAVFYQGDMVLGGGVIRVSG
- the malQ gene encoding 4-alpha-glucanotransferase — translated: MMCSGILLPLFSLPPTKPQAKDHGIGDFGPAAYRFADWLVSAGQRFWQVLPLNPTDPFHGNSPYHSRSSFALSPLYVSPELLRRQELVRLADLARQPLFLPGMVDYVRVAAWKRKLLDNAWARSVAHPGSYRMTAYRRFCRRHAYWLDDYALYEVLKQKFGGVAWFDWPSHLRRRSPAVLGELSRAFSKELDRVRFEQYLVFTQWLALKRYCNRLGIAIIGDLPIYVDADSSDVWANQRLFELYEHGRPRFSAGVPPDYFSPTGQLWGNPVYCWSEHRRTRFRWWLRRIRHSLLLYDIVRLDHFRGLVAYWRVPARVATAVHGRWVRAPATELLSAVRSIFPAMPFVAENLGHITPAVERVRRQFGLPGMKVLLFGFGTRRSPHLPAKVTPDTFYYTGTHDNNTVRGWFECDAREIERKNLARFLGHEPDASTVSLELVRACLESRARVVIIPLQDVLALGSEARMNRPATVSGNWQWRLSPGGPSDADARTLLQLTRKTGRHT
- a CDS encoding sigma-70 family RNA polymerase sigma factor → MPQDETLTEKTPVAGSTLNDASGSRLEEERELVATQNERRSGSAIAVAPKALPVPDDELVRRVQAGNAEAFEELVRRYERKVYNVIYRLMGNEQDARETLQDTFLRAYRFIGKFKFQSSFFTWLYRIATNTSLTKLRQRKSPVVMSLDEPVGEDGDLPLEIPDYKYNPEQMMRQRELRQALKDAVDSLPPDYRSVVVLRDLEGLSNEEVGKILKLSVPAVKSRLHRGRLALRDKLADYL
- a CDS encoding zf-HC2 domain-containing protein — protein: MKHKDKETYSCPECEELFVLVNEYLDGEVTVEARQELMAHVTSCADCARMLWKMERLIVCCRTEPGQPIPETTHRQLWETLLKELRSDRGG